The nucleotide window ACGTCGGCGATGATCGAGCGCGTCGGGTTGAAGCTGATATTGATCGCGAGGTCAAGCGTGAGCGCCACGGCAGTCGCCACCACAAGCAGATTCCCGATGCCGAGGGCCCCGTCGATCTCGCCGATATTCGGCAATGCCAGCAGCATCAGTGCTGCCAGGGTACCGCCGATGACGATGAACGGCCTCCGCCGCCCTCCCCAGAACCAGACCCGGTCACTGATCAGGCCGATCACCACCTGTCCGACGATCCCCGCGAGCGGACCCGCCGCCCACACGATCCCCACCTGGTGGATGTCCAGATGATACCGCGTGGTGAGCAGCCAGCTGAGCGCCGAGATCTGCACGGAGAGGGCGAAGCCCATGGCCGTGGATGGAAGACTGACGAGTGCGTAGAAGCTCCGTGCAAGCCGGCGCTGGATATCGTTCATGGTCGTACTGCTCCTAGAATTCGAAGATGAGGCATTCGCCCGGATCGAGTTGCACTTTGAGCCACCCTTCCTGCAACTTCATTTTTTTCCCGGTCAGGAGATCCGTGAGCGTCTTCCGCGTCGTGTCCGGCCGCGTGGACGTCATCTGCGGATGGCCGTAGTCCATATTGCCCACGACGGCGATGCGCGTGCGGCCCTTCTCCGCCGACCGGGCGAACGCCAGGATCTGGCTATTGTGCTCTTCCACCATCCGGAACGATGCCGGCCTGGGATCAGCGATGAGAGCGGCATACTTCTTCCTGATGGACAGGACCTTCGCGATCAGATGGGTGAACTCGTCCTTGCTCTGCCAGTCGTAGCCGTACTCACTGAACAGCGGGAGTGTTTCCGAAGGGAGATGCTTGAGATCTTCCGATGTGAAATCCAGCCCCGTGTTGATCGGGAATTTCTCCGCCAGTTCAAACCCCGAGTGAATGAACGGGATCGCGGGCAGGAACGCGTTCACACAGATGGTCCACCGGGCATACGGCAGGCCGCCGGGGCGGGCAGCAGCGCGCGGTGTGTTGTGGTTCTCGGGTGTCGCAAAGAACGGGATGGGAAAACCTTCATGCGCCAGCCTCTCCACCAATCGCCGGATGCGGTCCTGATGGGCCTGATCCACCCAGAGGAATCCGAACACCGCATTGTACCCTTCCTCCCGGCTCCGCTGGGTGATCGAGAAGTTCTCGTCCCAGAAAGCGAAATCGGGGTTCATGGAGCGGGCCTTGGCGACCAGTTCCTCTTTGAGCGCCATCGGCAAGGCATGCCCCATGTCGATCATGACGCCATCGATGCCGAACTCACGCTGGTAGTACGGGATGATCCCGACGATGCGGTCCCACAGCGGACGGTTCACGAATTCCGGCTGAGTAAGACGCGTGTCATACATGCGGATCGTATTGTAGCCGATATAATTGAACTCCGGATGCGTGTACATCCGCAGGTAGGTGACGTCGCCCCATGGAGGCTGGTTATCATCCGGCGGCCAGTCGGCAAATGCACCCGGGATACGCACCCGTGTGCCGTCCTCGAGCGTGCCGATGTATCGCCCATCTTCCTTGTTCACATTCTCCGGCTTCGGCGGCGCCGTGAAGAAGTCGCGGTAGACCTGATGCGGCGGAAGGAGATCGCCCAGATGTCCGCTGTTCACATCGTGATGGATCCTGTGAAGCTCATCGCGGGAGAACAACGGACTGCCGTACGTATGCTCATCCGTCTCACCCGGGGCCCTCGGGGGGACGGCATCCTTGATCCAGTACATCCACTCCGGATGCTCCTTCACCCAATCCCCATCCTTCGCCGAAGTGCGGAACACGAATTCCACCACCACGCGCAGCCCGAGGCGATGGGCGGCTTCCACGAACGCACGGAACTCCACCTTCACGTCCAGTCCGAGCGACGGTTCACTGAGCGTCTCGTCCAGCTCATACGGGTTCCTGATCGCGTACGGTGAACCCAGCGTCCCTTTGTTGCCATCATGGCCGATGGACGTGATGGGCAGGACATGCACCGTCGTGGCGCCGAGGCGCTTCATGTACGGCAGCATCGCCATCGCCTTGAGGAACGTGCCTGTTTCACGCAATCCTTCCGGACTGACGGGGAGATCCAGCGTGCCATTCCCGTTGTGGTCATAGGCCGTGGCCGTGCGTATGAACAGATTATAGATCACCGCATCTCTGGACCATTCGCCACCGCTCGCCGGGCCCGGCTTCGGCGCGCGGGCGGCCTTGAGCTTTTTCACGACGCCCAGATAGTAGGCATAGGGTTGCACACGGACGGCCTTCGGTTTGCCACGGCCGGAGCTCCAGATGGACGGCACGCTGTAGTTGTATTTGCGCAGCCGTGTCTCCTTCATCTTTCGCTTCAGG belongs to Ignavibacteriota bacterium and includes:
- a CDS encoding alpha-glucosidase C-terminal domain-containing protein → MKTYTPPKALDLVADALKRKMKETRLRKYNYSVPSIWSSGRGKPKAVRVQPYAYYLGVVKKLKAARAPKPGPASGGEWSRDAVIYNLFIRTATAYDHNGNGTLDLPVSPEGLRETGTFLKAMAMLPYMKRLGATTVHVLPITSIGHDGNKGTLGSPYAIRNPYELDETLSEPSLGLDVKVEFRAFVEAAHRLGLRVVVEFVFRTSAKDGDWVKEHPEWMYWIKDAVPPRAPGETDEHTYGSPLFSRDELHRIHHDVNSGHLGDLLPPHQVYRDFFTAPPKPENVNKEDGRYIGTLEDGTRVRIPGAFADWPPDDNQPPWGDVTYLRMYTHPEFNYIGYNTIRMYDTRLTQPEFVNRPLWDRIVGIIPYYQREFGIDGVMIDMGHALPMALKEELVAKARSMNPDFAFWDENFSITQRSREEGYNAVFGFLWVDQAHQDRIRRLVERLAHEGFPIPFFATPENHNTPRAAARPGGLPYARWTICVNAFLPAIPFIHSGFELAEKFPINTGLDFTSEDLKHLPSETLPLFSEYGYDWQSKDEFTHLIAKVLSIRKKYAALIADPRPASFRMVEEHNSQILAFARSAEKGRTRIAVVGNMDYGHPQMTSTRPDTTRKTLTDLLTGKKMKLQEGWLKVQLDPGECLIFEF